The Gemmatimonadales bacterium genome includes a region encoding these proteins:
- a CDS encoding PKD domain-containing protein — MDRHFGRNLLVVLSAAVLPACIADQQQQDSVTKCVVEPDGVWLQIIVDEAVSSPDRCPYNIANYRTAQQTFAGYIDGDPSYVVSGVSEAATNIYTESGSLSAGPKFDGFAGFPPQSQPSISYFAGLGQNPHGSETGEDIGVVQVTSSAGTAVGTADLTYYYGIYSNITASTFDPGPVTFTSSISNYRAPTTYRWWRDGTALANTGSSISTTLAAGRYTFKVVVKDADGDSGYVSKMFTIGDPTNCPSVCPK, encoded by the coding sequence ATGGATCGCCACTTTGGCCGCAACTTGTTAGTAGTGCTGTCCGCTGCGGTGCTTCCAGCATGCATCGCCGATCAGCAGCAGCAAGATAGCGTCACAAAGTGCGTTGTTGAACCTGACGGCGTCTGGCTCCAAATCATCGTCGACGAGGCTGTCAGCTCCCCCGATCGGTGTCCTTACAACATTGCCAACTATCGCACCGCCCAGCAAACGTTTGCCGGTTACATCGATGGGGATCCGTCGTATGTAGTCTCGGGTGTCTCGGAGGCAGCCACCAACATCTACACCGAATCTGGATCTCTATCGGCCGGTCCCAAGTTCGACGGATTCGCTGGGTTCCCGCCGCAATCTCAGCCGAGCATCAGCTACTTCGCCGGCCTTGGCCAAAATCCCCATGGCAGTGAGACTGGAGAGGATATTGGGGTTGTGCAGGTGACAAGCAGCGCTGGCACAGCTGTCGGTACCGCCGATCTGACGTACTACTACGGTATATATTCCAACATCACGGCTTCGACCTTTGATCCCGGGCCAGTGACCTTCACGAGCAGCATCTCGAACTATCGAGCTCCGACCACGTACCGATGGTGGCGAGACGGAACAGCCTTGGCGAATACGGGCTCAAGCATCAGCACAACCCTTGCCGCAGGCCGATACACGTTCAAAGTGGTGGTCAAGGACGCCGACGGCGACTCGGGTTACGTCTCGAAGATGTTCACAATCGGCGATCCAACGAACTGTCCGAGCGTGTGTCCCAAGTAG